The Candidatus Paceibacterota bacterium DNA segment TGTCGAGAAAGCAGCGCCTGCACCTGAAAAGAAATGATCCCTTTGATACTCTCGGAAGCAACTCATAACTCGACGGGTGGAGTCTCGGACTTCTGAGGCTAATGGTAACATGCTATCTGCCATTTACAATACTTTCTGCAATTGCTTTAAGATTCCGGAGCTAAAGTCTCGGATTCTGTTCACTTTGATGGTGCTGGCTATTTGTCGCCTGGAGGCAGTCGTGCGGATCCCCGGGCTGAATGGCACGATCCTGCAGAATTATTTTGCCAGTCAGGCTGGTTCGGCGGGCGGAGGACTCTTAGGCATGTACAGCCTCTTCACCGGAGGCGCCTTGGAACACTGCGCGGTGGGCGCTTTGGGTATCATGCCTTACATCAGCGCTACGATCATCATCCAGCTGTTGACGGCGGTCATTCCGACTTTAAGTAAACTTGCCCGAGAAGAAGGCGGTCGCACCAAGATCATTCAATATGGTCGGTATCTCACTGTTCTTCTTTGCCTGGGGCAGGGGATGGTAATGGCTATAGGTTGGGAGAATCCGGAAAAGCTCTTTCCACAATGGAACACGGCAGACCGGTTGGTGCTCTACTCTGACGCGCACATTTGGTTCTATCGTTTACAGACGCTGCTGATGTTGACAACGGGAACTATGCTGCTCATGTGGCTCGGCGAACAGATCACCGAACGTGGGATTGGCAACGGTGTTTCGCTTGTCATCACCATTGGAATTCTAGCTCGCCTGCCGCAAGCGGCTGTCGCCCTTAAAGACATGTTTTTCCCCGGCGCTGGGGTCGAAGCCAAGTTCAATTTTGGACACGCCATCGCTCTGGTGCTCTTGCTGGCCGGTGTCATCGCTGGCGTCATCGCGATCACCCAGGCGCAGCGGAAAGTGCCCGTGCAGTACGCCCAGCGGGCAGTCGGCCGCAAAGTCTATTCGGGGGGCACTTCGTTCATGCCGCTCCGGGTGAATTACTCGGGTGTCATGCCGATTATTTTTGCTCAGGCGATTCTGATGTTTCCCCAGAAGATATTTCTATTTCTCGGGCAGAGCCTCAACATCAAGTTCTTCGGCGAGATTGCTCGTGCGCTGGCTGAAGGGGCGTTTCTCTATATGGTGGTATACGGTCTGATGATTCTCTTCTTCTCCTATTTCTGGGTGGCGACGCAGTTTAACGAATTGCAAATCGCCGATGATTTGAAGAAGAACGGAGGCTACATTCCTGGCGTGCGTCCGGGACAGGCGACGAGCGATTACCTCCACAATGCCATGAGCCGCATTACACTGGCGGGCGCGATCTTCCTGACGATTATCGCTTTGATTCCGATCTGGTTGTACAGTGAACTTCAGATCCCTTACCCAGTGGCCACCTTCTTCGGTGGCACGAGCATGCTAATTCTTGTTGGCGTGCTGCTGGACACTATGCGCCAGATGGAAACGCACCTGCTAATGCGCCATTACGACGGCTTCCTGAAGAAGGGGCGGCTCCGGGGCCGGTTCTGATGATCATTCTGAAGAGTGAGAGGGATTTAGAGGCGATGCGGCCGGCGTGTGCGGTGGCCGGTACCGTTCTGAATGAGGTGGCGGCGTTTGTTCAGCCTGGCGTGACGACGAAAGAGGTGAATGATTTTGCCGCGTCTCGGATCAAGCATTTTGGCGCCAAGAGCGCTTTCTTGGGCTATCGAAAATATCCGTGCCACATATGCATTTCGGTTAATGATCAAGTCGTGCACGGCCTGGCAGGTTCTCGGGCACTGCAGTTTGGCGACATCGTGAGCCTGGATGTTGGCGTGATTTACAGCGGATTCATTGGGGACACTGCGCGGACGGTGGCCGTGGGAGGGTGCGGTGTGCTGGCGCAGAGGCTAATAGATGTTGCCGAAAAGGCTCTCTACCAAGGTATC contains these protein-coding regions:
- the secY gene encoding preprotein translocase subunit SecY, whose translation is MLSAIYNTFCNCFKIPELKSRILFTLMVLAICRLEAVVRIPGLNGTILQNYFASQAGSAGGGLLGMYSLFTGGALEHCAVGALGIMPYISATIIIQLLTAVIPTLSKLAREEGGRTKIIQYGRYLTVLLCLGQGMVMAIGWENPEKLFPQWNTADRLVLYSDAHIWFYRLQTLLMLTTGTMLLMWLGEQITERGIGNGVSLVITIGILARLPQAAVALKDMFFPGAGVEAKFNFGHAIALVLLLAGVIAGVIAITQAQRKVPVQYAQRAVGRKVYSGGTSFMPLRVNYSGVMPIIFAQAILMFPQKIFLFLGQSLNIKFFGEIARALAEGAFLYMVVYGLMILFFSYFWVATQFNELQIADDLKKNGGYIPGVRPGQATSDYLHNAMSRITLAGAIFLTIIALIPIWLYSELQIPYPVATFFGGTSMLILVGVLLDTMRQMETHLLMRHYDGFLKKGRLRGRF
- the map gene encoding type I methionyl aminopeptidase, which produces MIILKSERDLEAMRPACAVAGTVLNEVAAFVQPGVTTKEVNDFAASRIKHFGAKSAFLGYRKYPCHICISVNDQVVHGLAGSRALQFGDIVSLDVGVIYSGFIGDTARTVAVGGCGVLAQRLIDVAEKALYQGISQALPGGRVADISRTIQNYVEGNGFSVVREFVGHGVGRTMHEEPQIPNFVDGKSSPKLRPGMTLAIEPMVNAGAAGVKILNDGWTVVTQDGSLSAHFEHTVLITEAQPEVLTWPEKVPSKLKVP